A portion of the Flavobacterium magnum genome contains these proteins:
- a CDS encoding dihydrolipoamide acetyltransferase family protein, with translation MARFELKLPKMGESVAEATITNWLKEVGDTIEADEAVLEIATDKVDSEVPSEVSGVLVEKLFQKDDLVQVGQTIAIIEVSGGVAVDAPSEATMEKNGDIDAVEKTVETAKQTVAAPQDFSGSEKFFSPLVKNIAKEEGVSVAELESISGSGKDGRVTKDDILQYIAGRKAPQAASTQAPAAKPATPAPAAQAVPVSVNGGDEIVEMDRMRKLISGYMVASVQTSAHVQSFIEVDVTNIVKWRDKVKNAFEKREGEKLTFTPIFMEAVAKALKDFPGMNISVDGDYIIKKKNINLGMAAALPNGNLIVPVIKNADQLNLVGMAKAVNDLGNRAKAGKLKPDDTQGGTYTVTNVGTFGSVFGTPIINQPQVGILALGAIRKVPAVIETPEGDFIGIRQKMFLSHSYDHRVVDGALGGSFVKKVADYLEAFDVNRDF, from the coding sequence ATGGCAAGATTTGAACTGAAACTCCCGAAAATGGGAGAAAGCGTTGCAGAAGCGACCATTACCAATTGGTTAAAAGAAGTGGGCGACACAATTGAAGCCGATGAAGCCGTACTGGAAATTGCGACGGATAAGGTCGATTCTGAAGTGCCTTCTGAGGTGAGCGGAGTGCTCGTCGAAAAATTATTCCAAAAGGACGATCTGGTGCAGGTGGGCCAGACCATTGCCATCATTGAGGTGTCTGGCGGCGTGGCTGTTGACGCACCCTCTGAAGCGACAATGGAGAAAAATGGCGACATTGACGCCGTAGAGAAAACCGTCGAGACTGCGAAGCAAACCGTCGCGGCACCGCAGGATTTTTCCGGTTCCGAGAAATTCTTCTCGCCGTTGGTTAAAAATATAGCGAAGGAAGAAGGCGTTTCGGTAGCTGAACTCGAATCAATCAGCGGAAGCGGCAAAGATGGCCGCGTGACCAAAGACGATATCTTACAATACATAGCGGGCAGGAAAGCGCCTCAGGCTGCAAGTACGCAGGCGCCGGCAGCCAAACCGGCCACTCCGGCACCCGCCGCGCAGGCTGTCCCTGTTTCAGTAAATGGTGGTGACGAGATTGTCGAAATGGACCGCATGCGCAAACTGATTTCCGGGTACATGGTCGCTTCGGTACAAACATCGGCGCATGTACAGTCGTTTATCGAAGTGGACGTGACCAATATCGTGAAATGGCGCGACAAGGTGAAAAATGCCTTTGAGAAACGCGAAGGCGAGAAACTCACGTTCACCCCGATTTTCATGGAAGCCGTAGCGAAGGCGCTGAAAGACTTCCCTGGAATGAACATCTCGGTTGACGGCGATTACATCATCAAAAAGAAGAACATCAACCTGGGTATGGCGGCGGCCTTGCCGAATGGGAATCTTATCGTTCCTGTTATCAAGAATGCAGACCAGTTAAACCTTGTAGGCATGGCGAAAGCCGTAAACGATCTGGGTAACCGCGCCAAAGCCGGAAAGCTTAAGCCGGACGACACACAGGGCGGCACTTACACTGTCACCAACGTTGGTACTTTCGGCAGCGTGTTCGGCACGCCGATCATCAACCAGCCGCAGGTCGGGATTTTAGCCTTGGGTGCGATCCGTAAAGTGCCTGCCGTCATCGAAACACCTGAAGGGGATTTCATCGGCATACGCCAGAAAATGTTCCTTTCACACTCTTATGACCACCGTGTGGTTGATGGGGCACTGGGTGGAAGCTTTGTGAAAAAAGTTGCGGATTATTTGGAAGCTTTTGATGTGAACAGGGATTTTTAA
- a CDS encoding T9SS sorting signal type C domain-containing protein, with amino-acid sequence MKNKTILTLLISTLLTISAFSQSWVNDPSFNPQDGGYWNGANNIIYVNAVQPDNRIVISGSFTRYKDYDRNRIARINPDESLDLSFDPGTGPNDDISAIVLQPDGKIIIGGNFTTYNDIPVNHIARLNADGSLDSSFNTGTGANDAVSSILLLSDGKIVAGGNFTAFNANNYKRIVKLNTDGSVDGNFTTGTGFNGNVRGLALQADGKILAVGEFLEYNSQPSNLIVRLHEDGARDVSFTPASINDIVTKTLAQDDGKIIITGEFSSVNAVQTGVIARLNSDGSLDSGFYVPITPVYNTITDAVFTPTGKLIVAGYFSTNGDTYAHNICRLNTDGSLDETFYSRANNLGFFSDLSLQSDGNIIVTGSFDYYDKTNKNRFARLHEDGTINIDIPVNAGTGADNYIARTIVQPDEKILVTGRFTHFNGSAQSKIVRLLPDGDVDPDFNTGTGFNDDTRVMARQADGKILVAGNFTSFNGQEVNKFVRLSPDGSMDSAFIPNIGFDQTINNIGVQSDGKIILTGVFYFTVDFSVHYGVIRLNIDGSIDQDFMDTLSAIPASLLADHVSLLITPDDKIVLGRQSGFTNNAILLRLNSDGSQDLSFTPVVGLNFEGVRSMSLQPDGKIVFVKVGIGTCTLLRINGDGTTDNSFLSGTSVSFSGSFNKILVQQDGKMILSGSFTTYNGIPRFGLVRLNSNGSVDESFSINSVTFENGIGGYIFDIAFQSGKVIACGEFAFFGNTGRNRITRIMAADDLSTGNMGDVLDNDIRIYKDSGILNIKSLSSKISTVSIYDLSGKLVLQSKRLDKNEVSIQDVLPSNSFLIVKIVLADNSMVTKKFCF; translated from the coding sequence ATGAAAAATAAAACTATCCTGACCTTGTTGATTTCGACTTTACTTACAATATCTGCTTTTTCACAAAGTTGGGTAAACGATCCATCATTCAATCCTCAGGACGGGGGGTATTGGAACGGTGCGAACAATATCATTTACGTAAACGCTGTACAGCCGGATAACAGGATTGTCATTTCGGGAAGTTTCACCAGGTATAAAGACTATGACAGGAACAGGATTGCAAGGATTAATCCTGATGAATCTCTTGATTTGTCTTTCGATCCCGGAACCGGACCAAACGATGATATTTCGGCGATTGTACTCCAACCCGATGGGAAAATCATCATTGGCGGAAATTTTACAACTTACAATGACATTCCTGTTAATCACATTGCCAGACTTAATGCTGATGGATCGCTCGACAGTAGTTTTAATACTGGCACAGGTGCGAACGATGCGGTAAGCTCAATTTTGTTGCTCTCGGATGGGAAGATTGTTGCCGGGGGAAACTTTACAGCTTTTAACGCAAATAATTATAAAAGAATCGTAAAGCTCAATACTGACGGATCTGTAGACGGTAATTTTACAACCGGAACAGGATTTAATGGCAATGTGCGTGGATTGGCGTTACAGGCAGATGGAAAAATTTTAGCCGTTGGTGAATTTTTGGAATATAATTCCCAACCATCGAACTTAATTGTAAGGCTTCATGAAGATGGTGCCAGAGACGTTTCATTTACACCTGCATCAATTAATGACATTGTCACCAAAACACTGGCGCAGGATGACGGAAAAATAATAATTACAGGTGAATTTTCTTCCGTAAATGCGGTACAAACCGGAGTCATCGCGAGGTTGAATAGTGATGGTAGCCTGGACTCTGGATTTTACGTTCCGATAACACCCGTTTATAATACTATCACCGATGCAGTTTTTACACCGACGGGAAAGCTCATTGTAGCTGGTTATTTTAGTACTAATGGGGATACCTATGCGCATAATATCTGCAGGCTGAATACTGATGGCAGTCTGGATGAAACCTTTTACTCCAGGGCAAATAATTTAGGTTTTTTTTCAGACCTCTCTTTGCAATCAGACGGAAATATTATCGTCACGGGAAGTTTTGATTATTACGACAAAACAAACAAAAACCGTTTTGCCCGCCTTCATGAAGATGGTACAATTAATATTGATATACCTGTCAACGCGGGAACCGGAGCTGATAATTACATCGCGCGAACCATTGTGCAGCCTGATGAGAAAATATTGGTAACAGGAAGATTTACTCATTTCAACGGCTCGGCACAAAGCAAGATTGTACGACTGCTGCCGGACGGCGACGTGGATCCGGATTTCAATACGGGAACAGGATTTAATGATGATACAAGGGTAATGGCTCGTCAGGCCGATGGTAAAATTTTGGTTGCAGGCAATTTTACAAGTTTTAACGGGCAGGAGGTGAATAAGTTTGTAAGATTGAGCCCGGACGGCAGTATGGATAGTGCTTTTATTCCTAACATTGGGTTTGATCAAACTATTAATAATATTGGAGTACAGTCGGACGGGAAAATAATTTTAACCGGAGTATTTTATTTTACCGTCGACTTTTCTGTACACTATGGTGTTATCAGGTTAAACATTGATGGAAGCATCGATCAGGATTTCATGGACACTTTGAGCGCGATCCCAGCATCGCTTTTAGCGGACCACGTTTCGTTATTGATTACTCCAGATGATAAGATTGTGCTTGGACGCCAATCAGGTTTCACCAATAATGCAATATTATTGAGGTTAAATTCGGATGGATCTCAGGATTTAAGTTTTACTCCCGTGGTAGGTTTGAATTTTGAAGGAGTTAGAAGCATGTCACTGCAGCCTGATGGCAAAATAGTTTTTGTCAAAGTCGGAATCGGGACATGTACACTTTTGAGGATTAATGGAGACGGGACTACTGACAATAGCTTTTTGTCGGGAACTAGTGTTTCATTCTCGGGGAGTTTCAACAAAATACTTGTACAGCAGGATGGGAAAATGATTTTATCAGGTAGTTTCACAACTTATAATGGGATTCCGCGATTCGGACTCGTAAGGCTTAACAGTAATGGAAGCGTAGATGAAAGTTTTAGTATTAACTCTGTAACGTTTGAGAATGGCATCGGTGGTTATATTTTTGATATTGCTTTTCAATCTGGCAAAGTCATTGCCTGTGGCGAATTTGCATTTTTCGGAAACACAGGGCGAAACCGGATCACACGTATTATGGCCGCGGATGATCTGTCAACAGGGAATATGGGTGACGTATTGGATAATGATATCAGGATTTATAAAGACAGCGGTATTTTAAATATAAAATCGCTTTCAAGCAAGATATCGACAGTCAGTATATATGACTTGAGCGGAAAACTGGTTTTACAGAGTAAACGTCTGGATAAAAACGAAGTGTCAATTCAGGATGTATTGCCTTCCAATTCATTTTTAATAGTAAAAATCGTGTTGGCAGACAACTCGATGGTTACTAAAAAGTTCTGCTTTTAA
- a CDS encoding T9SS type A sorting domain-containing protein gives MLRFNSDGLRITDLGSNTLSVYPNPASDFNFTLPQADEVTIGLFDISGKKAATSVSNTDFSAGLNSIKLNLPASLSTHLFPKNF, from the coding sequence TTGCTGAGGTTTAATTCGGATGGTTTAAGGATCACGGATTTAGGATCAAATACGCTTTCTGTTTACCCGAATCCTGCTTCGGATTTTAATTTTACCCTACCACAGGCTGATGAAGTCACCATTGGCCTGTTTGACATTTCAGGCAAAAAAGCAGCTACGTCGGTTTCAAACACTGATTTCTCTGCAGGTCTGAATTCCATAAAATTAAATCTACCGGCGTCGCTTTCAACGCATTTATTTCCTAAAAATTTCTAA
- a CDS encoding T9SS type A sorting domain-containing protein, producing the protein MKIKLFIGGLFLFATMNAQFTLDQNFGIGGKVTTPFGAGTAIDIIYALAVQPDGKIIAAGESIIGDNGFFALARFTADGVLDSTFGDNGKILLPYGGEHHGANCMLLQTDGKIVIGGKQENNSSTDFAIFRCNPDGSPDNTFGVNGLVVTDFGGDDGVSDIKLLPDGKIFAAGIGDRDFALARYNVDGTLDTTFGENGTIKINFGMNNAADYSNDSASNLSILPDGKLLLAGTTDMENIPEAWHFGIVKLNADGTPDAGFGVNGIVTTDFGSIELGERISIRPNGNILVSGVYYYNGFNNSKIALAEYLPDGSLNPAFGIDGKVISDCGTNYSIIFFRDAELQNDGKLLVTAVAQPQSGERGFFTTRYLPDGALDTDFGTAGVLTTVFEDMAASIAVKTVGSDIYVAGAASVSENVDFALVRYKEMPLGSNDLTGADFKVYPNPFTNYINVKFNLSITENLSVDLYDITGKKICFLNSGIFHTGENSLNLKFPESLANGLYLLNISNGKASSVVKVIK; encoded by the coding sequence ATGAAAATAAAACTTTTTATTGGCGGGCTATTTCTTTTTGCTACGATGAACGCCCAGTTTACCTTAGACCAAAACTTTGGTATTGGTGGAAAAGTCACCACCCCCTTTGGCGCCGGCACGGCAATTGATATCATTTACGCTTTGGCAGTGCAGCCTGACGGAAAAATAATAGCGGCCGGAGAATCCATAATTGGCGATAACGGTTTTTTTGCACTGGCACGATTTACGGCCGATGGTGTTCTTGACAGCACTTTTGGGGACAATGGAAAAATACTGTTACCATACGGAGGAGAGCATCATGGCGCGAATTGTATGCTATTGCAAACGGATGGTAAAATAGTAATCGGAGGAAAACAGGAAAACAACAGTAGCACTGATTTTGCCATTTTCAGATGCAATCCTGATGGCAGCCCTGACAATACTTTCGGGGTTAATGGATTAGTCGTGACAGACTTCGGTGGTGATGACGGTGTTTCTGATATCAAATTATTGCCGGACGGCAAGATATTCGCTGCGGGGATTGGTGACAGGGATTTTGCATTGGCGCGGTATAATGTTGACGGGACTTTGGATACCACGTTTGGCGAGAATGGCACCATAAAGATTAATTTTGGAATGAATAATGCTGCAGATTACAGCAACGATTCGGCATCAAACCTCTCGATATTGCCCGATGGCAAATTGTTGCTCGCCGGAACAACTGATATGGAAAATATTCCAGAAGCCTGGCATTTCGGTATCGTTAAATTAAATGCTGATGGCACTCCCGATGCAGGTTTTGGGGTAAATGGCATTGTGACGACTGATTTCGGAAGCATTGAATTAGGAGAAAGGATTTCGATCAGGCCAAACGGGAATATCCTTGTAAGCGGCGTTTATTACTACAATGGTTTCAACAACAGCAAGATTGCCCTGGCTGAGTATTTGCCTGATGGGTCACTCAATCCTGCCTTTGGCATTGACGGAAAGGTGATTTCAGATTGCGGAACCAATTACTCCATCATATTTTTTCGTGATGCTGAATTACAAAATGATGGGAAATTGCTTGTTACAGCAGTAGCTCAGCCCCAAAGCGGAGAACGGGGTTTTTTTACAACCCGATACTTGCCAGATGGGGCCTTAGATACCGATTTTGGAACCGCCGGAGTCTTAACAACGGTGTTTGAGGACATGGCAGCATCGATCGCTGTAAAAACGGTGGGTAGTGACATATATGTTGCCGGCGCCGCGTCCGTGTCAGAAAATGTCGATTTTGCCTTGGTGCGATACAAAGAAATGCCTTTGGGCAGTAATGATTTAACCGGTGCAGATTTTAAAGTGTACCCGAATCCCTTCACAAACTACATCAATGTCAAATTTAATTTATCAATAACAGAAAATCTGTCAGTTGACCTGTACGACATTACGGGAAAGAAAATATGTTTCCTCAATTCCGGTATTTTTCATACAGGCGAAAATTCCCTGAATTTGAAATTCCCTGAAAGCTTGGCGAACGGTTTATACTTACTGAACATTTCAAATGGTAAAGCGTCATCGGTAGTAAAGGTTATAAAGTGA
- a CDS encoding 3'-5' exonuclease, translating to MELKLHRPICFFDLETTGIDICKDRIVEISILKVFPNGNKESKTWLVNPEMPIPPASTAVHGISDEKVAHEPTFRDLAHTVYNIIKDSDLAGYNSDRFDIPLLAEELLRAGLDFDMKSRVSVDVQTIFHKMEERTLSAALKFYCGKNLENAHSAAADTEATYEILKAQLERYPELDNDMKSLSEFTTRKKIADFAGMIAFDKDDEEIFTFGKHKGAKVEKILESEPGYFSWIQNADFPLYTKKVLTAIKLRKLNNKFN from the coding sequence ATGGAACTCAAACTACACCGCCCGATCTGTTTCTTCGACCTCGAGACCACCGGAATCGATATCTGTAAGGACCGCATCGTCGAGATTTCGATACTAAAGGTCTTCCCCAATGGCAACAAGGAAAGCAAAACATGGCTTGTAAACCCTGAGATGCCCATTCCGCCCGCCTCGACCGCCGTGCACGGCATCAGCGACGAGAAAGTGGCCCATGAGCCCACCTTCAGGGATTTGGCTCATACAGTATACAATATTATTAAGGATTCAGATCTTGCGGGGTACAATTCTGACCGTTTTGATATTCCGTTGCTCGCTGAGGAACTGCTGCGGGCCGGGTTGGACTTCGACATGAAGTCGCGTGTCTCCGTAGATGTGCAGACGATTTTCCACAAGATGGAAGAGCGTACGCTAAGCGCCGCACTGAAGTTCTATTGCGGGAAAAATCTTGAAAATGCGCATTCCGCTGCCGCAGATACCGAAGCGACCTATGAGATCCTCAAGGCACAGCTGGAGCGTTATCCCGAACTGGACAATGACATGAAATCCTTGTCCGAATTTACTACCAGGAAAAAGATTGCCGACTTCGCAGGCATGATCGCCTTTGACAAGGATGATGAGGAGATTTTTACCTTCGGGAAGCACAAAGGCGCAAAGGTCGAAAAGATCCTTGAATCGGAGCCCGGCTACTTCAGCTGGATCCAGAACGCCGATTTCCCCTTATACACTAAAAAAGTCCTGACAGCGATTAAGCTCAGGAAACTGAATAACAAGTTTAATTAG
- a CDS encoding fumarylacetoacetate hydrolase family protein encodes MKLICIGRNYAAHIEELKNERPAEPVVFLKPDSAILLKQHPFVIPEFSDDIHHEIEIVVRINKVGKYIEPKFAHKYYDEISVGIDFTARDLQQKLKDKGLPWEKAKAFDGSAVVGEFLPKTQFESIENLTFELTNNGKTVQKGNNSHMLWKIDELISYVSQFFTLKIGDLIFTGTPEGVAAVKPGDVLEGFLEQNKLFRIQVK; translated from the coding sequence ATGAAACTCATCTGCATTGGCCGCAATTACGCTGCCCACATCGAAGAACTTAAAAACGAGCGCCCGGCCGAGCCGGTGGTGTTCTTGAAACCGGACTCTGCCATATTGCTCAAACAGCATCCGTTTGTCATCCCGGAATTTTCCGATGACATCCACCACGAAATCGAAATTGTCGTCAGGATAAACAAGGTTGGGAAGTACATCGAGCCGAAATTCGCACACAAGTACTATGATGAAATCAGTGTTGGGATAGATTTTACCGCGCGCGACCTGCAGCAAAAGCTTAAGGATAAAGGCCTTCCGTGGGAAAAAGCCAAAGCGTTTGACGGCTCGGCAGTCGTTGGAGAATTTTTGCCCAAAACCCAATTCGAATCAATAGAAAACCTTACATTTGAGTTGACCAATAACGGGAAGACCGTCCAAAAGGGGAATAATTCGCATATGCTGTGGAAGATTGACGAGCTGATCTCTTACGTTTCGCAATTTTTTACGCTCAAGATAGGCGACCTTATTTTCACCGGCACCCCGGAAGGCGTAGCGGCCGTAAAACCGGGCGATGTGCTGGAAGGATTTCTTGAACAAAACAAACTATTCAGAATACAGGTAAAATAA
- a CDS encoding Hpt domain-containing protein codes for MALNYNLAKVYAISENDTEFVLQIVSLFISEVPADLQLVREGIEQKNYKQAYSFAHKIKPTLDLLGMTVAFEEILVVEEWTKREGKRKEIKDTFKDIEERVEKAVKEIRKDFNL; via the coding sequence ATGGCCCTAAATTATAACTTAGCAAAGGTCTACGCGATTTCGGAAAACGACACCGAATTCGTGCTCCAGATCGTTTCGCTTTTCATATCAGAAGTCCCGGCTGACCTGCAACTGGTCAGGGAGGGCATCGAGCAGAAGAACTACAAACAGGCGTACAGCTTCGCGCACAAGATCAAGCCCACGCTGGACCTGCTGGGGATGACCGTCGCCTTCGAGGAAATCCTCGTGGTAGAGGAGTGGACCAAACGCGAAGGCAAGCGCAAGGAAATCAAGGATACCTTCAAGGATATTGAGGAAAGGGTCGAGAAGGCGGTGAAGGAGATCAGGAAAGATTTTAATTTGTAA
- a CDS encoding CinA family nicotinamide mononucleotide deamidase-related protein, protein MKASIITIGDEILIGQIVDTNSGFIAKALDKIGIEVAEMRSISDNKQHILDTFSELQDDSDLVIVTGGLGPTKDDVTRNTFCEYFGDSLVSNAKVLEHVTKLIHNYTGNTNPLLQSNIDQALVPSKATVLFNQYGTAPGIWMKKGNTVFISLPGVPYEMKGLMEHEVIPRIVSEYRRPYIIHKTVMTYGMGESMIADRIADWENSLPAFIKLAYLPSPGRVRLRLSARGSDKNELESAIAENIKSLSGLISDVIVGFEEEETIEKMLGKWLTDKKLTVATAESCTGGKIAQTLTSVPGASAYFCGSVVAYQEAIKTDVLQVPTETINRFSVVSNEVAEAMALGVKRIMKTDYAIATTGNAGPGKDNTDKDVGTVCIALALPDGSVISNEFKFGQPREKVIDRAVNKSLEMLQKEILKFVE, encoded by the coding sequence ATGAAAGCATCCATTATCACTATTGGCGACGAAATCCTTATCGGGCAGATTGTCGACACCAATTCCGGATTTATAGCCAAAGCGCTTGATAAAATAGGGATCGAAGTGGCAGAAATGCGCTCGATTTCAGACAATAAGCAACACATTCTCGATACGTTCAGCGAACTTCAGGATGATTCCGATCTTGTGATCGTAACCGGAGGCCTCGGTCCCACAAAAGACGATGTCACTCGGAATACCTTTTGCGAATATTTCGGGGACAGCCTCGTCAGCAACGCCAAAGTCCTGGAACACGTCACCAAATTGATCCACAATTACACCGGCAATACCAATCCGTTACTGCAAAGCAATATCGATCAGGCACTGGTTCCGTCGAAAGCGACGGTGCTGTTCAACCAATACGGCACGGCGCCCGGCATTTGGATGAAGAAAGGCAATACGGTCTTTATATCGCTACCCGGCGTGCCGTATGAGATGAAGGGACTCATGGAACATGAGGTGATCCCACGGATTGTGTCTGAGTACCGCAGGCCATACATCATCCACAAGACCGTCATGACCTACGGCATGGGCGAAAGCATGATTGCCGACCGGATCGCGGATTGGGAAAACAGCCTGCCGGCTTTCATCAAACTGGCTTATTTGCCGAGTCCGGGAAGGGTACGGTTGCGCCTTTCCGCACGCGGCAGCGACAAAAACGAGCTCGAAAGCGCAATTGCTGAAAATATAAAATCGTTGTCCGGACTTATATCGGATGTGATTGTCGGGTTTGAAGAAGAGGAGACGATTGAAAAAATGCTTGGCAAATGGCTGACAGATAAAAAGCTGACCGTCGCTACGGCAGAAAGCTGCACGGGTGGGAAAATAGCCCAGACACTGACGTCGGTTCCGGGTGCGTCGGCCTATTTCTGCGGCAGCGTTGTTGCCTATCAGGAAGCGATTAAGACGGATGTACTGCAAGTTCCTACGGAGACCATAAACCGGTTTTCGGTGGTTTCCAACGAAGTGGCCGAAGCGATGGCGCTGGGCGTCAAACGCATCATGAAAACGGATTATGCGATTGCCACAACCGGCAACGCAGGTCCCGGCAAGGACAACACCGATAAGGACGTGGGAACCGTGTGCATTGCACTGGCTTTGCCTGACGGAAGCGTCATTTCCAACGAGTTTAAATTTGGCCAGCCGCGTGAAAAAGTCATCGACAGGGCGGTAAACAAATCGCTTGAAATGCTGCAGAAAGAAATTTTGAAATTTGTGGAATAA
- the rpmB gene encoding 50S ribosomal protein L28, with amino-acid sequence MSRVCDLTGKRAMVGNNVSHAMNKTKRKFSVNLVKKRFYLAEEDRWITLRVAASTIKTINKNGIAAVLKKAQSEGFIK; translated from the coding sequence ATGTCAAGAGTTTGTGACCTTACAGGCAAAAGAGCGATGGTAGGAAATAACGTTTCCCACGCTATGAATAAAACAAAGAGAAAATTCTCTGTGAACTTAGTGAAAAAGCGTTTTTACCTTGCTGAAGAGGACAGATGGATCACCCTTCGCGTGGCTGCATCTACAATTAAAACGATCAATAAAAACGGAATCGCTGCTGTTTTGAAAAAAGCACAGTCAGAAGGATTTATTAAATAA
- the rpmG gene encoding 50S ribosomal protein L33 gives MAKKGNRIQVILECTEHKTSGVPGTSRYITTKNKKNTPDRLEIKKFNPILKRVTVHKEIK, from the coding sequence ATGGCAAAGAAAGGCAACAGGATCCAGGTAATCTTAGAATGTACCGAGCACAAGACTTCAGGTGTTCCGGGAACTTCAAGATATATCACGACAAAAAACAAGAAAAACACTCCGGACAGGTTGGAAATCAAAAAATTCAACCCGATCCTGAAGCGTGTAACCGTTCATAAAGAAATTAAATAA
- a CDS encoding DUF4295 domain-containing protein, translated as MAKKTVATLQTQSKRLSKAIKMVKSPKTGAYTFVEAIMAPEAVDEFLKKK; from the coding sequence ATGGCAAAGAAAACCGTAGCAACATTACAGACACAATCAAAAAGATTGTCTAAAGCCATCAAAATGGTAAAGTCGCCAAAAACCGGTGCTTACACTTTTGTTGAAGCGATTATGGCTCCAGAGGCCGTAGATGAATTTCTGAAAAAGAAATAA
- the ftsY gene encoding signal recognition particle-docking protein FtsY produces the protein MSFFKKIFSSEKKQTLDEGLEKSKTSFFSKLTKAVAGKSKVDDEVLDNLEEILVASDVGVDTTLKIITRIEKRVAEDKYLGTDELNRILREEIAALLSETNLGEASEFVIPTNKKPYVIMVVGVNGVGKTTTIGKLSHQFKKAGFKVVLGAADTFRAAAIDQLQIWADRVNVPLVKQQMGSDPASVAFDTLQSAVAQNADVVIIDTAGRLHNKTNLMAELTKVKRVMQKVVPDAPHEVLLVLDGSTGQNAFEQAKQFTAATEVTALAVTKLDGTAKGGVVIGISDQFKIPVKYIGVGEGIEHLQVFNKYEFVDSFFK, from the coding sequence ATGTCATTTTTCAAAAAAATATTCTCCTCCGAAAAGAAACAAACGCTCGATGAAGGGCTTGAGAAATCAAAGACCTCTTTCTTTTCAAAACTGACCAAAGCCGTAGCCGGAAAATCAAAAGTGGATGATGAGGTGCTCGACAACCTCGAGGAAATTCTTGTCGCGTCAGACGTAGGCGTCGATACCACGCTCAAGATCATCACCCGGATTGAAAAGCGGGTCGCTGAGGACAAATACCTCGGTACTGACGAACTGAACCGGATACTGCGTGAGGAAATCGCTGCGTTGCTTTCTGAAACCAATCTGGGCGAGGCCTCGGAATTCGTGATTCCCACCAACAAAAAGCCGTATGTGATTATGGTCGTGGGCGTCAACGGTGTCGGGAAAACCACGACCATCGGTAAGCTGTCACATCAGTTTAAAAAAGCGGGATTTAAAGTCGTTCTTGGCGCTGCAGATACTTTCCGTGCTGCGGCTATAGACCAGTTGCAGATTTGGGCGGACAGGGTTAATGTTCCATTAGTGAAGCAACAAATGGGAAGCGATCCTGCGTCGGTTGCTTTTGACACCCTGCAATCCGCAGTAGCACAAAATGCCGATGTGGTGATTATCGATACTGCAGGCCGTCTTCATAACAAGACCAATCTTATGGCCGAGTTAACCAAAGTCAAGCGTGTGATGCAGAAAGTGGTGCCTGATGCGCCGCACGAAGTCCTGCTGGTATTGGACGGCTCTACAGGACAAAACGCGTTTGAACAGGCCAAACAGTTTACCGCTGCGACCGAGGTGACCGCATTGGCGGTAACCAAACTCGACGGGACCGCAAAGGGTGGCGTGGTGATTGGTATATCGGATCAATTTAAAATCCCTGTAAAGTATATCGGGGTGGGTGAGGGCATTGAGCACCTGCAGGTGTTTAATAAGTACGAATTTGTCGATTCCTTTTTTAAATAA